The Candidatus Jidaibacter acanthamoeba genome segment ATTGAGCAGCTCCTTTTACAGCCTTGTCTTTACATGCTCCTTGGCTTATCAACCACTCTACCAGCCCATTATGTCCATATTGAACAGCTCCTTTTACAGCCTTGTCTTTATATGCTCCTTGGCTTACCAACCACCCTACCAGTTCTCTATGCCCACATTGAGCAGCTCCTTTTACAGCCTTGTCTTTACATGCTCCTTGGCTTATCAACCA includes the following:
- a CDS encoding ankyrin repeat domain-containing protein; the encoded protein is WLISQGACKDKAVKGAAQCGHRELVGWLVSQGAYKDKAVKGAVQYGHNGLVEWLISQGACKDKAVKGAAQ